One Leishmania braziliensis MHOM/BR/75/M2904 complete genome, chromosome 3 DNA segment encodes these proteins:
- a CDS encoding putative cytochrome c oxidase copper chaperone, whose protein sequence is MGNRISSGSVEVAPPPQQSPKKPGCKICCACPQERRARDECILLKNMDECEAEVSAFYACLLKEGFSAEEVNALKRNTKRM, encoded by the coding sequence ATGGGGAACAGGATATCCTCTGGCAgcgtggaggtggcgcctcCGCCACAGCAGTCGCCCAAGAAACCCGGCTGCAAAatctgctgcgcctgcccGCAGGAACGCCGCGCCCGTGATGAGTGTATACTGCTCAAGAACATGGACGAGTGCGAGGCGGAAGTATCCGCCTTCTACGCGTGTCTGCTGAAGGAGGGCTTCAGCGCTGAGGAGGTAAATGCGCTGAAGCGGAACACGAAGAGGATGTGA
- a CDS encoding putative serine/threonine protein kinase, whose product MQQLWLRSMRRRLAKMQYPYYQCASNTVTPVLVPIAPVPGRTGAAAATAESNAQQQQPKTSLPLPLSLQAGGSRLTTGLTLRPLSLSSATTQPPKATLNPQPQQPSGSNGTTTTERDALPAPSAMVGGLGPDTVSGASQSGIAATSTTTGTARPLPPAQDGYASGMNDDADDAVAAVTKEEEGMEDMTASDGAIGNNDSLVDAPPFMVMRRQEQQGRPSQRGVAGRPNPSPRIAAGWPHCTADTVDEVNFSCRGIAVAFKAFTAGGEGSRSSPTSVIIPSTSEVTGLAAMEESTPAATRDTKAASSPTPAAVLVMSKTQVPPLQPPMHSQDKKNGSGGYSNNDGAGGAGEPLRDAGGTDATNVKKSRKTPSSAHPSTTEAMQKLPLASDNSRTATPTRHAVATSPTDMRTQRGSSSRGKMAKANLLDDRGKDDEALTSSSLPLSASTTTTSFAGATAGQGAAPTPASLGVNLATSFHQAAMEGSTGVLPRLLSAELAPDGGHRFPLRLIAFYAVEVALVLQYLHREGFLYRDLKPENILMRGDGHVMLTDFGVAKYRKGAAIIPSASGDGVNGEDATNSSSAVGTGADGRANSFTGTTQYMSPEMLRGQPHDSRTDWWSYGCLLFEWANGRKAFDAQNQFALFRSIVEEDVKITPEDYRLTPLEVHTRVAQLHYRTEEVRLECEEWVARRLRRSFTSPLQRSRSPSTFIAEVVYNPDNRSFDVLLRSPAMSTRSAQPGIDGSFAATEGPEGAVANNSVSSSTPHRHAYPRLHNQGYASPQSPAASVGAPTAAMLDDSFASQLGTLRLPNAAGAEDDPPGPPPKLVLNDSLEASSFVATGFSSSLSLCGAPTNLSMHLTTTEDGATTALRQQEQQERYRHHQRRRLRLSCLTLDEATRDRYVGTAVAQMDEAQALLRDLTVKLLDRRVEHRLSGEAVLEHPFFTCSYIASQLYYEVYQRRVLPTELRRLVRASLGPTSPTDPVASTWDEALQQSITPSSPLPSTSTAAAASPVQSSFLPVPLQPPTRPEDWRQLFMERRIRAPYTPRLRTRDDLRYFPSAVTATGLSAAVEQHRRIKQVKEQQRELMMMRANKAAAAVMNSSLSGGGRFTPTLPSSRTQVPANSSGGGGGFAALQPLDAEAAQQLPATTTPSNSLSAYNYDGASHLPALNPNKAAAADISDVKTTRGASQAATAPAARSQGPTEVLQSLQLPPVEVMVSVTADLGGAAPSPRRPADVSAQSPAACDARRAGVAKEAQLDASPVQHPLLHRHSGALPAYTGETAAGTMEGVMRESSPLSSTPTTTPMTATRRVEGERAEATASLPYPSRATVLPLAERYSTEMASSCASPEDTPPSAGRVSSAARGGAAADGVKAGNGGAMTTAVVEESPSDLFDRAATLPQSFVDAALAVAAAAQKKQQRSVGPTAAPGATAAAAESPRSPAPTDVARSTGADASALAAALPTSLGAPPLPQQQQPARVDFAAPGCSVLSAGHGMAYAADDGADARLGRILPKCGGIDAHSVTGAEIHAEEVVDEDEDHDGGGGYYEQDAFAEDDAHVVDAGDATVVEEVVSIAERTTASNSATATVIASAMDASSCDDSHVSARTVTPMQQATMFRPSTVCSSAGTSEWGNSAANPLSPNSGGGVDGKVNNAGSRGNMSPGGLFSLVPIEVPPTANVSLSFSSHTHSLLDDGATRPMHDFLKETPVHVSPLLSRGCEEHCSLSGFAASSVSSMATMPFDDLQRSLSASLGTSGADGADGTSSMWAMSSPTDPASAERGHQRRGHHNPLLDIDSSESQGGSDTASHALPSLTPGEQHHQQQQQLLSALMSVVSPLSPAGTTSDTVLSGEAADVLSCATVPTAVQRLADTRVSVTSGGGAEAPPESLCDGRPHGTNDARSGCPQTSAAFPDVGHRGAHPSRATAASITQVASMSASNDGADDGETTTTGSSSERVDGGKSGSDVSGLGNSAGRPVIPVPASTWGGNVADDARHSDSALSLLGSSVSSISTTTSTSAHTFSMSSGASSINSETNSDTAVAADAGAAAMYHTTICPSMVMLAGDDRRGAGGLSGSFGSHNRGGATSLSPYGTLPSLDAGSGGHRRRHGNGHRIPHWYAHLGGDAAHGGVGTTTPFAATDEMVENPTLGSNPTASVLSLFTENSGSTLFGTAAPSAVNLSTTGSGTGDAAVFWGPLTTTLSGVAYNVDDEASMGTFPEMPVTPLSSCDGNSGSAWRPSFDYSGRGQGGKDAIGSSSSRGSGGPSGTSERRGVQALWAQQQRKRIARGLQQQQQQQPDLSPVASLLLHGADTESGRRGTSDSGDQQWYGTKRNPSNATIFADRLVGFTSDDGGAGQPLGRRRDSVVDQPEPRQPSLGIPYRRSVGDDGAAQRQSSSPQSGGEQSRSHNLVGMRGYQNSSLTNSDNQGGADGRTGATSGGGDGGGGGLDHFQNFSFTSPQILQQYLASSSFGGGGSGDREGRLPHYQRPRRGRLDGGGADRDS is encoded by the coding sequence atgcagcagctgtggctCCGCAGCATGAGGCGCAGACTCGCCAAGATGCAGTACCCGTACTACCAGTGCGCCTCCAATACCGTCACGCCGGTGCTCGTTCCTATTGCGCCGGTGCCGGGTAGGAccggcgcagccgccgcgacgGCAGAGTCGaacgcacagcagcaacagccgaAAAcatcgctccctctccccctctctctccaagCAGGCGGCTCACGGCTGACGACCGGACTCACcttgcgccctctctccctttcctccgctACGACACAACCCCCAAAGGCGACTCTCAATCCCCAGCCCCAGCAGCCAAGCGGTAGCAACGGCACCACAACGACGGAGAGGGACGCACTCCCCGCGCCATCGGCCATGGTTGGCGGTTTGGGGCCTGACACAGTCAGCGGTGCCTCTCAGTCGGGCATCGCTGccacgagcaccaccacaggaacagcgcggcctctgcctccagCACAGGATGGTTACGCGAGCGGCATGAATGATGATGCCGACGACGCCGTGGCCGCAGTgaccaaggaggaggagggcatgGAGGACATGACGGCGTCCGATGGCGCCATCGGCAATAACGACTCCCTGGTGGACGCACCGCCCTTCATGGTGATGCGCCGGCAAGAGCAGCAAGGTAGGCCGTCACAGCGAGGCGTCGCTGGCCGCCCCAACCCCAGCCCGCGAATCGCTGCTGGCTGGCCCCACTGCACGGCCGACACTGTCGATGAGGTGAACTTCAGCTGCCGCGGCATCGCTGTGGCGTTCAAAGCCTTTACAGCAGGCGGTGAGGGAAGCAGAAGCTCACCGACGTCAGTCATCATTCCAAGCACGTCGGAGGTCACAGGCCTCGCAGCGATGGAAGAGAgcactcctgcagcgacccGAGATACCAAAGCCGCGTCCTCACCGACCCCAGCGGCTGTCTTGGTCATGTCGAAGACCCAGGTGCCGCCGCTACAGCCACCCATGCACTCTCAGGACAAGAAgaacggcagcggtggctacagcaacaacgatggtgctggtggtgcggGCGAGCCACTGCGAGACGCGGGTGGCACCGACGCGACCAAcgtgaagaagagcaggaagacgcccagcagcgcgcacccGTCGACGACGGAAGCGATGCAGAAGCTGCCCCTCGCCAGCGACAACAGCCGCACCGCGACTCCCACCCGACACGCAGTGGCCACTTCACCGACGGATATGCGCACGCAAAGGGGGTCATCGTCGAGGGGGAAAATGGCGAAAGCAAATCTTCTCGATGACAGGGGCAAAGACGACGAGGCGCTGACGTCCTCCTCACTGCCGCTGTCGGCCTCCACGACAACAACGTCATTCGCTGGTGCGACCGCGGGGCAAGGCGCGGCCCCCACACCCGCCTCGCTTGGGGTCAATCTCGCCACGTCGTTCCACCAAGCTGCGATGGAGGGCAGCACCGGTGTGCTGCCGCGGTTGCTGAGCGCGGAGTTGGCGCCTGATGGGGGGCATCGCTTCCCGCTGCGACTCATCGCCTTCTACGCTGtcgaggtggcgctggtgctgcagtacCTGCACCGCGAGGGCTTTCTCTACCGAGACCTGAAGCCGGAGAATATTTTGATGCGCGGCGATGGGCACGTGATGCTGACGGACTTCGGCGTCGCCAAGTACCGCAAGGGTGCTGCCATCATTCCCTCAgccagcggcgacggcgtcaaCGGGGAGGATGCTACTAACTCTTCCTCGGCTGTTGGTACTGGCGCCGACGGCAGAGCGAACAGCTTTACAGGCACGACGCAGTACATGAGCCCAGAGATGCTACGTGGGCAACCGCACGACTCCCGCACAGACTGGTGGAGTTACGGCTGTCTACTCTTCGAGTGGGCCAACGGGCGCAAGGCATTTGACGCGCAGAACCAATTCGCGCTCTTCCGCTCCATCGTAGAGGAGGACGTGAAAATCACCCCGGAGGACTACCGGCTCACCCCACTGgaggtgcacacacgcgtcgCACAGTTGCACTACCGCacggaggaggtgcggcTGGAGTGCGAGGAATGGGTCGCGCGGCGATTACGACGCAGCTTCActtcaccgctgcagcgctcaAGGTCGCCGTCGACTTTCATAGCCGAGGTGGTCTACAACCCCGACAATCGCAGCTtcgatgtgctgctgcgctctcCAGCGATGTCAACCCGGTCCGCGCAACCCGGCATCGATGGCTCCTTCGCAGCGACTGAGGGACCGGAGGGAGCGGTGGCAAACAACTcagtgagcagcagcactccaCACCGGCACGCCTACCCTCGCCTGCATAACCAAGGCTACGCGTCGCCGCAGTCGCCAGCAGCTTCGGTAGGagcaccgacagcggcgatgctggATGACTCATTCGCGAGCCAACTCGGCACTCTGAGACTACCCAACGCTGCCGGTGCGGAAGACGACCCCCCAGGGCCTCCGCCAAAGTTGGTCCTGAATGACTCCCTCGAAGCCAGTTCCTTCGTGGCAACTGGATTCAGCTCCTCCCTATCGCTCTGCGGAGCGCCGACGAACCTGTCCATGCATCTGACCACCACCGAggacggcgccaccaccgcgctgcgccagcaagagcagcaggagcggtaTCGCCACCATCAGCGACGCCGACTGCGCCTGTCCTGCCTCACCCTGGACGAGGCGACTCGCGACCGCTACGTCGGCACCGCCGTGGCGCAGATGGAtgaggcgcaggcgctgctgcgcgacttAACTGTGAAGCTGCTCGACCGCCGCGTGGAGCACCGCCTCAGCGGCGAGGCCGTCCTGGAGCATCCCTTCTTCACCTGCTCGTACATCGCCTCGCAACTGTACTACGAGGTTTATCAACGGCGTGTCCTGCCGACGGAGCTGCGTCGGCTCGTGCGCGCCTCCCTCGGCCCCACCTCACCGACCGACCCCGTCGCGTCGACGTGGGatgaggcactgcagcagtctatcactccctcctctccgctgccgtcaacgtccaccgctgccgccgcctcgcccgTGCAGAGCTCTTTTCTCCCTGttccgctgcagccgccgaCGCGGCCGGAGGACTGGCGTCAGCTCTTCATGGAGCGGCGCATTCGCGCCCCCTACACACCGCGGCTGCGGACCCGTGACGACCTCCGCTACTTCCCGTCTGCGGTGACAGCGACAGGGctctccgctgctgtcgagcagcaccgccgcatcAAACAAGTGAAGGAGCAGCAACGGGAGCTCATGATGATGCGAGCCAacaaggcggcggcagccgtcATGAACAGCAGCCTCAGTGGCGGCGGGCGCTTCACGCCTACCCTGCCCAGCTCTCGCACGCAGGTACCAGCgaacagcagtggcggcggtggtggcttTGCCGCTCTCCAGCCTCTCGACGCGGAGGCGGCTCAGCAGCTtccagccaccaccacccccagcAACAGCCTCAGTGCCTATAATTACGATGGGGCCTCTCACCTGCCTGCGCTCAACCCCAACAAGGCGGCAGCCGCGGACATCAGTGACGTCAAAACCACTCGAGGGGCCTCCCAAGCGGCCACCGCACCGGCTGCCAGGTCGCAGGGGCCGACGGAGGTGCTCCAGTCGCTGCAACTGCCCCCGGTAGAGGTGATGGTGTCCGTCACTGCTGATcttggcggtgctgcgccgtcacCCAGGAGACCGGCCGATGTGTCAGCGCAGAGCCCCGCGGCTTGTGATGCGCGACGGGCAGGCGTTGCTAAGGAGGCGCAGCTTGACGCATCGCCGGTACAGcacccgctgctgcatcgccacAGCGGTGCCTTGCCTGCTTACACGGGGGAAACGGCGGCGGGTACAATGGAGGGCGTGATGAGGGAGtcctcgccgctctcctctaCACCAACGACAACGCCGATGACAGCGACTCggagggtggagggggagcgcGCTGAAGCGACGGCGTCATTGCCATACCCATCACGCGCAACGGTGCTTCCGCTAGCTGAGCGTTACTCGACCGAGATGGCCTCCTCGTGCGCATCTCCTGAGGACACTCCACCCAGCGCAGGTCGGGTCAGTAGCGCCGCACggggcggtgcagcagccgatGGCGTGAAGGCTGGCAACGGTGGTGCGATgacgacagcggtggtggaggaatCCCCGTCAGACCTCTTTGACcgcgcggcgacgctgccgcagagcttcgtggatgcggcgctggcagtggccgccgccgcccaaaAAAAGCAGCAACGCTCCGTgggccccaccgccgcccctggcgcgacggcagccgcggctgAATCGCCCCGCAGCCCTGCCCCCACAGACGTAgcgcgcagcaccggtgCAGATGCAAGCGCCTTGGCGGCGGCATTACCGACTTCACTAGGggctccgccgctgccgcagcagcagcagccggcaaGGGTAGATTTCGCAGCGCCCGGCTGCTCTGTACTCTCCGCAGGCCACGGAATGGCGTACGCCGCCGACGACGGTGCTGACGCGCGGTTGGGCAGAATTCTCCCCAAATGTGGCGGCATTGATGCACACAGTGTCACAGGCGCGGAGATCcacgcagaggaggtggtggacgaggacgaggaccatgatggtggcggtggttACTATGAGCAGGACGCCTTCGCCGAGGATGACGCGCACGTGGTAGACGCCGGCGATGCTACTGTTGTGGAAGAGGTAGTCAGCATAGCCGAGAGGACGACCGCGAGCAACAGCGCCACTGCTACCGTGATTGCCTCGGCGATGGACGCTAGCAGCTGCGATGACTCCCATGTGAGCGCGCGGACGGTGACGCCGATGCAGCAGGCCACAATGTTCAGACCATCCACAGTGTGCAGCAGTGCTGGCACGAGTGAGTGGGGAAACAGCGCTGCGAACCCACTCTCTCCCAACAGTGGTGGAGGTGTCGACGGCAAGGTCAACAATGCCGGCAGCCGCGGAAACATGTCACCCGGCGGCttgttctctctcgtgcCCATCGAGGTGCCGCCGACTGCGAACGTCTCCCTCAGCTTCTCCAGTCACACGCACTCACTGTtggacgacggcgccacaCGACCCATGCATGACTTCCTGAAGGAGACGCCAGTGCACGTGTCACCGCTGCTCAGCCGCGGGTGCGAGGAGCACTGCAGCCTCAGTGGCTTCGCAGCGTCGTCAGTTTCCTCCATGGCCACCATGCCTTTCGACGACTTGCAGCGATCTCTGTCCGCCAGCCTTGGCACCAGTGGCGCTGACGGTGCAGATGGAACCAGCAGTATGTGGGCGATGTCATCGCCTACCGACCCAGCCTCCGCTGAGCGAGGGCATCAACGCCGAGGCCATCACAACCCCCTGCTGGACATCGATAGCAGTGAAAGTCAGGGCGGATCTGATACAGCGTCGCACGCGCTACCGTCACTCACGCCTGGTgaacagcaccaccagcagcagcagcagctcttgtCTGCTTTGATGTCCGTCGTGAGCCCCTTATCGCCAGCAGGTACCACGAGTGACACCGTGCTGTCCGGAGAAGCCGCTGACGTGCTGTCGTGCGCCACGGTGCCAACGGCGGTGCAGAGGCTGGCGGACACACGTGTCAGCGTCAcaagcggtggtggtgcagaggCCCCCCCTGAGAGCCTGTGCGATGGGAGGCCGCATGGCACTAATGATGCGCGTTCGGGCTGCCCGCAGACCTCGGCCGCATTCCCCGATGTGGGGCATCGTGGTGCACACCCGTCACGTGCGACTGCGGCGTCGATCACACAAGTAGCGAGCATGAGCGCCAGCAACGACGGCGCTGACGACGGTgagaccaccaccaccggcagcTCGAGCGAAAGGGTGGACGGAGGCAAGAGTGGGAGCGACGTGAGTGGATTGGGCAATTCAGCAGGGCGACCAGTAATACCCGTGCCAGCCAGCACGTGGGGTGGGAACGTCGCTGACGATGCGCGCCACTCGGACagcgcgctgtcgctgctgggCTCGTCTGTGTCCTCCATCTCCACGACAACGTCTACTTCGGCCCACACCTTCTCCATGTCCTCAGGGGCCTCCTCGATCAACTCGGAGACCAACAGCGACACGGCAGTCGCAGCAGACGCAGGGGCAGCCGCGATGTACCACACAACCATCTGCCCATCAATGGTAATGCTGGCCGGAGATGACCGTCGAGGTGCTGGTGGTCTCTCCGGCTCCTTCGGGAGCCAcaaccgcggcggcgccacctccctttctccGTACGGCACACTGCCATCACTCGacgctggcagcggtggtcaccgccgtcgccatggAAACGGTCATCGCATACCGCATTGGTACGCCCACCtcggtggcgacgctgcgcacgGTGGTGTCGGCACGACCACGCCCTTCGCCGCCACTGATGAGATGGTCGAGAACCCGACTCTGGGCTCAAACCCCACGGCGAGCGTACTGTCGCTGTTCACTGAGAACAGCGGCAGTACGCTCTTCGGCACTGCGGCTCCCTCCGCTGTCAACCTCAGCACGACTGGTAGCGGTACTGGCGATGCCGCAGTGTTTTGGGGGCCGCTTACAACCACGCTTTCTGGTGTCGCGTACAACGTCGATGACGAGGCGAGCATGGGCACCTTCCCAGAGATGCCGGTAACACcactcagcagctgcgacggcaACAGCGGCTCAGCATGGCGGCCGTCGTTCGACTACAGCGGGCGCGGTCAGGGTGGCAAGGATGCCATCGggagcagctccagcagagGTAGCGGCGGCCCTTCAGGCACAAGCGAACGACgaggcgtgcaggcgctctgggcgcagcagcaacgcaagCGAATCGCACGTGgtctacagcagcagcagcagcagcagccagaCCTCTCGCcggtggcgtcgctgctgctgcacggtgCCGACACCGAAAGCGGTCGTCGAGGGACCAGCGATAGTGGAGATCAGCAGTGGTATGGAACCAAGCGCAACCCCAGTAACGCGACCATCTTTGCAGATAGGCTTGTCGGCTTCACCTccgacgacggcggtgctgggcAGCCGCTGGGACGTCGCCGTGACAGCGTCGTCGACCAACCtgagccgcggcagccgagCCTCGGGATACCAtaccgccgcagcgtcggcgatgatggcgcagcgcagcggcagtcgtCTTCCCCGCAAAGCGGTGGGGAGCAGAGCCGCAGCCATAACCTGGTTGGCATGAGAGGCTATCAGAACTCATCCTTGACGAACTCTGACAACCAGGGTGGTGCAGACGGCCGGACCGgtgccaccagcggcgggggtgacggcggcggcggtgggcttGACCACTTTCAAAACTTCTCCTTCACGTCTCCGCAGATTCTTCAGCAGTacctcgcctcctcttccttcggcggtggcggcagcggtgacagGGAAGGGCGACTCCCGCACTACCAACGACCTCGTCGTGGTCGACTGGACGGCGGCGGGGCCGACCGAGACTCTTGA